One segment of Castanea sativa cultivar Marrone di Chiusa Pesio chromosome 3, ASM4071231v1 DNA contains the following:
- the LOC142628808 gene encoding putative metal-nicotianamine transporter YSL5, with protein sequence MERERDGFNHDDKDDYKKSDGGYQRVMVEEAFKDTAVPPWTKQITIRAMVTSFLLSIVFIFIVMKLNLTTGVIPSLNVAAGLLGFAILRSYTALIHKCGFLKQPFTRQENTVIQTCVVASSGIAFSSMFF encoded by the coding sequence atggagagagaaagagatggtttTAATCATGACGATAAAGATGATTATAAGAAAAGTGACGGTGGGTATCAAAGGGTTATGGTGGAGGAGGCGTTCAAGGACACTGCTGTGCCACCATGGACAAAACAGATAACAATAAGGGCCATGGTGACCAGTTTTCTTTTGAGCATTGTGTTCATCTTCATTGTGATGAAACTTAATTTAACTACTGGTGTCATACCATCCCTTAACGTTGCAGCTGGGTTGTTGGGATTTGCCATTCTGAGGAGTTATACGGCCTTGATTCATAAATGTGGTTTCCTCAAGCAACCCTTCACTAGGCAAGAAAACACTGTTATTCAAACATGTGTTGTTGCATCCTCCGGGATCGCCTTTAGCAGTATgtttttctaa
- the LOC142629681 gene encoding putative metal-nicotianamine transporter YSL7: MIGFLFAVSFLGLFSIVPLRKMMILRYKLTYPSGTATAYLINSFHTPKGAKLAKKQVAVLFKTFCFSFVFAFFQWFFVAADGCGFSSFPTFGLQAYDKRFYFDFSSTYVGVGMICPYMVNISLLIGAILSWAVMWPLIEQKKGDWYSAEASASSLHGIQGYRVFIAIAMMLGDGLFHVVYMLIKTGASLAMHKSEKKESSPEIGQKYSNTEIVNYDEQRRTQSFLKDQIPNWVAFLGYVILAAISITVVPFIFHQLKWYHILVAYVIAPVLAFCNAYGCGLTDWSLASNYGKVAIIIFSSWVGLDNGGVIAGLASCGVMMSIVSTASDLMQDFKTGYLTLASPRSMFFSQVFGTAMGCIMSPLIFWFFYKAYSVGDPEGSYPAPYGLMYRGISLLGVEGIDSLPKNCVKLSIIFFCAAIFMNLLSELLRHYETKYGLYRLIPSPMCMAIPFYLGAYFAIDMCLGSLILFLWRRKNKQKANDFAPAVASGLICGDSLWGVPSAILALSGVKAPICMKFLSSSDNDKVDAFLAG, encoded by the exons ATGATTGGTTTCCTCTTTGCCGTGAGCTTCCTTGGCTTATTCTCTATTGTGCCCCTAAGAAAG ATGATGATCTTAAGGTACAAGTTAACATACCCAAGTGGGACTGCAACTGCATATCTCATCAATAGCTTTCATACACCCAAAGGAGCCAAGCTAGCAAA GAAACAAGTTGCTGTGCTTTTTAAAACCTTCTGCTTTAGCTTTGTGTTTGCCTTTTTCCAGTGGTTCTTTGTTGCTGCCGATGGATGTGGGTTTTCAAGCTTCCCTACATTCGGTCTCCAAGCCTATGACAAGAG GTTCTACTTTGATTTCTCATCAACATATGTTGGTGTTGGAATGATTTGCCCTTACATGGTAAATATTTCTTTGCTTATTGGAGCCATACTCTCATGGGCAGTCATGTGGCCATTGATTGAGCAGAAGAAAGGTGACTGGTATAGTGCTGAAGCTAGTGCGAGCAGTCTCCATGGCATTCAAGGATATAGG GTTTTTATTGCCATTGCCATGATGCTTGGTGATGGTCTGTTTCACGTAGTCTACATGCTAATCAAAACTGGAGCCAGTCTAGCAATGCACAAGTCTGAGAAGAAAGAATCATCCCCAGAAATTGGCCAAAAGTACTCAAACACAGAGATTGTAAATTACGACGAGCAACGACGTACGCAGTCGTTCTTGAAAGACCAGATTCCCAATTGGGTagcttttcttggttatgttATCCTCGCAGCCATATCAATTACTGTCgttcccttcatcttccaccaATTGAAATGGTACCATATATTGGTTGCTTATGTAATTGCCCCGGTTTTGGCCTTCTGCAATGCCTATGGTTGTGGTCTTACTGATTGGTCTCTTGCCTCCAACTACGGCAAAGTTGCTATCATAATTTTCAGCTCTTGGGTTGGACTTGACAATGGGGGTGTCATTGCTGGCCTTGCTTCTTGTGGTGTAATGATGAGCATTGTTTCTACAGCTTCTGATCTCATGCAGGATTTCAAGACTGGTTATCTCACTTTGGCATCTCCTCGTTCTATGTTCTTTAGCCAGGTTTTTGGCACAGCCATGGGTTGTATCATGTCACCATTGATCTTCTGGTTTTTCTACAAAGCTTACTCAGTTGGAGACCCTGAGGGATCGTATCCTGCGCCTTACGGCTTAATGTACCGTGGAATATCGCTTCTTGGAGTCGAGGGTATTGATTCCCTTCCCAAAAATTGTGTCAAACTCTCTATCATATTCTTCTGTGCTGCAATTTTCATGAATTTACTCTCCGAGCTGTTGCGACATTATGAAACAAAGTACGGGCTCTATAGGCTTATTCCAAGCCCAATGTGCATGGCTATCCCATTCTACCTTGGTGCATACTTCGCAATTGACATGTGTCTTGGGAGCTTGATTCTCTTCTTGTGGCGGAGGAAGAACAAGCAAAAGGCCAACGACTTTGCACCGGCTGTGGCATCAGGTCTCATCTGTGGTGATTCTTTGTGGGGCGTTCCATCTGCTATTCTTGCTCTTTCCGGTGTTAAAGCTCCTATTTGCATGAAGTTCCTGTCTTCCTCTGACAATGACAAGGTTGATGCCTTTTTGGCTGGGTAA